In Seriola aureovittata isolate HTS-2021-v1 ecotype China chromosome 17, ASM2101889v1, whole genome shotgun sequence, a genomic segment contains:
- the card11 gene encoding caspase recruitment domain-containing protein 11 has protein sequence MENGTSDDVEALWENVESKRYELCRIISPSKLTPYLRQCKVLDEQDEDEILNSMLLVAKANRTSRLLDILHTKGERGYVAFLESLEFYYPDLYKLVTGKDPTRRFSTIVVEEGHEGLTQFLMNEVVKLQQQSKVKTLQHVELSRKNCTLEDEQKKLRLANQELQAIQQRYNKLKEERNTYSDELLRVKDENYKLAMRYAALSEEKNMAVMRSRDLQLEIDQLKHRLNKVEEECKMERRQSLKLKNDIENRPKREQIFELERENEMLKIKLQDLQSIIQPGPLPASDKAILDILEHDRQEALEDRQDLVNRLYNLHEEVRQAEELRDKYLEEKEDLELKCSTLQKDCEMYHNRMDTITIQLDEVEKERDQAFRARDEAQHQFSQCLIDKDKYRKQIRELEEKSDELQIEIVRKEARLVTLESRLRRVSKDIVLDQTLPRDLPPTIISQGEEFKPAHGQSEWSSDESPEEKFLPEEPRLKRRPNLKAVIRVKSPICVPKDSHVNSDAAPPAVNGGDFLEIQMSNHRLNCNSLPPSPSFPMSPTYPPSSAPPLSSSCPFPSPLPFSAMELGDRPNMLRYRNDSILSTLPEPPETGSLYRREKEKEHDFQPRSLLDFDSDNMEMDFGDEERGPPSVHSSSSSHPSEGMDSYDLEQVNSIFRKLSLERPFRPSLSSFSRISSSLKPVQELSLLGDNLLRDITLVGGNDSGIFISAVQAGSIAEKVGLREGHHLLLLEGCIRGESQSVSLDTSTQEEAHWTLQHCTGPVQLHYRANYDSYRRLQRDLADNTLASGDSFYIRVNLNISGQSDNCSLSVRCDEVVHVLNTRHQGRCEWLCTRVDPFSGSDQGERGTIPSNSRAQQLLLVKIQKLVCRGGKEENESHRNSRSNLLPDEAGPLPDPKASPRLSRASIFLTQIIQFVSRVDIKYKRMNSSERVRIINSGSTTLSRQDAADPDNELSRGLNLIPYSPVTPQKTQRRRPVLFTPTALAKTIIQKILNMGGAMEFNICKPDTLSKEEFHLKQNVEPFIHYKEKHATFECITRENIEAVAVKGKHCLLEAELSCVKDLLRREIYPIIIYVKICEKNVKKLRKLPLRVEAEEEFVRLCRAKEKELEGIPCLYASLEPESWAGTDDLIRVIKDRILEEQKKTIWVEQDLL, from the exons ATGGAGAACGGGACGTCCGATGATGTGGAGGCGCTGTGGGAGAACGTGGAGAGCAAACGCTACGAGCTGTGTCGCATCATCTCGCCGTCGAAGCTCACGCCTTACCTCCGCCAGTGCAAAGTCCTGGACGAACAGGACGAGGATGAGATCCTCAACTCCATGCTGCTGGTCGCCAAAGCAAACCGCACAA GCCGTCTGCTGGACATCCTCCACACTAAAGGGGAGCGGGGTTATGTGGCGTTTCTGGAGAGTCTGGAGTTTTACTACCCCGACCTGTACAAGCTGGTGACGGGGAAGGATCCAACACGACGCTTCTCCACCATCGTag TGGAGGAAGGCCACGAGGGCCTGACGCAGTTCCTGATGAACGAGgtggtgaagctgcagcagcagtccaAAGTCAAGACCCTGCAGCACGTGGAGCTCAGCAGGAAGAACTGCACGCTGGAGGACGAGCAGAAGAAGCTACGGCTGGCCAATCAGGAGCTGCAGGCCATCCAGCAGA GATACAACAagctgaaagaagagagaaacaccTACAGTGACGAGCTGCTGAGAGTCAAGGACGAAAACTACAAACTGGCCATGAGGTACGCGGCGCTGAGCGAGGAGAAGAACATGGCGGTGATGAGGAGCCGAGACCTGCAGTTAGAG ATCGACCAGCTGAAGCACAGGCTGAacaaggtggaggaggagtgcaAGATGGAGAGGAGGCAGAGTCTCAAGCTGAAGAACGACATCGAGAACCGGCCAAAGAGAGAGCAGATCTTTGAGCTGGAGCGAGAGAACGAGATGCTCAAGATCAAGCTACAGGATCTACAGTCCATCATACAG CCCGGCCCCCTGCCCGCATCAGACAAGGCCATCCTTGATATTTTGGAGCATGACAGACAGGAAGCGCTAGAAGACAGACAGGATCTGGTCAACCGCCTCTACAACCTACATGAAGAAGTCAGACAGGCAGAGGAACTACGAGataag tatctggaggagaaggaggatcTGGAACTGAAGTGCTCTACGCTGCAGAAAGACTGTGAGATGTATCACAACCGCATGGACACCATCACCATCCAGCTGGAtgaggtggagaaggagagggacCAG GCGTTTCGAGCCAGAGACGAGGCCCAGCACCAGTTCTCTCAGTGTCTGATTGACAAGGACAAATATCGCAAACAGatcagagagctggaggagaagagcGACGAGCTCCAGATCGAGATCGTACGCAAAGAGGCCAGACTGGTCACGCTGGAGTCTCGTCTGCGGCGGGTGTCCAAGGACATCGTTCTGGACCAG actCTGCCGAGGGACCTGCCGCCGACCATCATCTCTCAGGGGGAGGAGTTTAAACCTGCCCACGGCCAATCAGAATGGTCCAGCGATGAGTCGCCGGAGGAGAAGTTCTTACCGGAGGAGCCTCGCCTCAAACGCAGACCTAACCTTAAAGCAGTG ATCAGAGTTAAGTCTCCGATCTGTGTGCCCAAAGACAGTCACGTGAACTCAGACGCCGCTCCGCCTGCAG TCAACGGAGGAGATTTCCTGGAGATCCAGATGTCAAACCACCGTCTCAACTGcaactccctccctccctcccccagcTTCCCCATGTCCCCCACATATCCTCCCAGCTCGGCTCccccgctctcctcctcctgccccttTCCCTCGCCGCTTCCTTTCTCGGCGATGGAGCTGGGCGACAGGCCCAACATG CTGCGTTACCGTAACGACAGCATCCTGTCCACACTCCCCGAGCCACCTGAGACGGGATCGCTGTATcgcagagagaaggagaaggaacaCGACTTCCAACCCCGCAG TCTCTTGGACTTTGACAGTGACAACATGGAAATGGATTTTG GCGACGAAGAGCGTGGTCCTCCTTCGGTCCactcgtcttcctcctcccatCCGTCCGAAGGAATGGACAGCTACGACCTGGAGCAGGTCAACAGCATCTTCAGGAAACTCTCCTTGGAGAG gccGTTCCGTCCGTCTCTGTCCTCCTTCTCGAGGATCAGCTCGTCCCTGAAGCCGGTGCAGGAGCTGTCGTTGCTAGGCGACAACCTTTTAAGGGACATCACTCTGGTCGGCGGCAACGACAGCGGGATTTTCATCTCGGCTGTCCAGGCGGGTTCCATCGCCGAGAAGGTCGGGCTGCGAGAAGGTCACCACCTCCTGTTG CTTGAGGGTTGCATACGTGGGGAGAGCCAAAGCGTTTCATTGGATACCAGCACTCAGGAAGAAGCCCATTGGACGCTGCAGCACTGCACTGGACCGGTCCAGCTGCACTACCGAGCCAACTACGACT CTTACCGGCGTCTTCAGAGGGATCTGGCAGACAACACACTGGCTTCTGGAGACTCCTTCTACATACGGGTCAACCTCAACATCTCTGGCCAATCGGACAACTGCTCCTTGAGCGTGCGCTGCGACGAGGTGGTGCACGTCCTGAACACCAGGCACCAGGGCCGCTGCGAGTGGCTGTGCACCCGTGTCGACCCCTTCAGCGGCTCCGACCAGGGCGAGCGCGGCACCATCCCCAGCAACTCACG ggcCCAGCAGCTGCTCCTGGTAAAGATACAGAAGTTGGTGTGTCGAGGggggaaagaggaaaatgaaagccACCGCAACAGTAGG AGCAATTTACTGCCAGACGAGGCCGGCCCGTTGCCTGACCCTAAAGCCAGCCCACGCTTGTCCAGAGCCAGCATCTTCCTCACTCAGATCATACAG TTTGTCAGCAGAGTGGATATCAAGTACAAGCGAATGAACAGCAGTGAGCGTGTGAGAATCATCAACTCAGGCAGCACAACACTATCCAGACAAG ATGCTGCTGACCCGGACAACGAGCTGAGCAGGGGTTTGAACCTGATTCCCTACAGTCCCGTCACCCCCCAGAAGACCCAGAGGAGAAGACCGGTCCTTTTCACTCCCACGGCTCTGGCCAAAACCATTATCCAGAAAATACTCAACATGGGGGGGGCCATGGAATTTAACATCTGCAAACCAG ACACCCTGTCCAAAGAGGAGTTTCACCTCAAACAGAACGTGGAGCCCTTCATTCACTACAAAGAGAAACACGCCACGTTCGAATGCATCACCCGAGAAAACATCGAGGCTGTTGCTGTCAAG GGCAAACACTGCCTGCTGgaggctgagctgagctgcGTCAAAGACCTACTACGGCGAGAAATCTACCCGATCATCATCTATGTCAAGATTTGTGAGAAGAATGTCAAGAAGTTACG GAAGTTGCCTCTGCGtgtggaggcggaggaggagttTGTGAGGTTGTGTCGGGCCAAAGAGAAGGAGCTGGAGGGCATTCCCTGCCTCTACGCCAGCCTGGAGCCCGAGTCCTGGGCAGGGACAGACGACCTCATCAGGGTCATCAAAGACCGGATACtagaggagcagaagaagacgATCTGGGTGGAGCAGGACCTCctgtag
- the LOC130185598 gene encoding carbohydrate sulfotransferase 12-like yields MGTSRMFRIFVVLGSAFMILLIIIYWDDVGASHLYLHTPVSPGPKIPHPPPQQRPQTPRTPSFLSDIDAFVNQFLEPGTGEPTDPVPADTSNQSEKAEERYIPRREWKIHLTPVAAELRERQEQRRRLLQEMCANDSVVFPGKNRSFDDIPNKELDHLIVDDRHGIIYCYVPKVACSNWKRIMIVLSESLLQDGVPQRDPLAIPRDLVHNSSMHFTFNKFWKRYGKFARHLMKVKLKKYTKFLFVRDPFVRLISAYRNKFELRNDDFYRRFAQVMLRRYANQPTPPASVDEAFAVGVHPSFSHFIQYLLDPQTEKEMPFNEHWRQVYRLCHPCQIQYDFVGHLETAEEDAEHLLRQLRVDNVVEFPTSHRNLTASSWEADWFSTVPVEARRELYKLYEPDFRLFGYDRPDSILNE; encoded by the exons ATGGGAACGTCCAGGATGTTCCGCATCTTCGTGGTCCTGGGCTCGGCCTTCAtgatcctcctcatcatcatctacTGGGACGATGTCGGAGCCTCTCACCTGTATTTGCACACTCCCGTCTCGCCGGGCCCCAAAATCCCACACCCCCCTCCTCAGCAGCGGCCTCAAACCCCCCGAACCCCGTCCTTCCTGTCCGACATCGATGCCTTCGTCAACCAGTTCTTAGAACCGGGAACTGGTGAGCCCACAGACCCCGTCCCTGCCGACACAAGCAACCAATCAGAGAAAGCAGAAGAGCGGTACATACCGCGGCGGGAGTGGAAGATTCACCTGACTCCAGTGGCGGCAGAGCTCCGTGAGAGACAG GAGCAGCGACGGAGGTTACTTCAGGAGATGTGCGCTAACGACAGCGTGGTGTTTCCCGGCAAAAACCGCTCATTTGATGACATTCCCAACAAGGAGCTGGATCACCTGATCGTGGACGACAGGCACGGTATCATCTACTGTTACGTCCCTAAG GTGGCGTGCAGTAACTGGAAGCGGATCATGATAGTTCTTAGTGAGAGCCTGCTGCAGGACGGGGTTCCCCAGAGAGACCCGCTGGCCATCCCCCGGGACCTGGTCCACAACAGCAGCATGCACTTCACCTTCAACAAGTTCTGGAAGCGCTACGGCAAGTTCGCAAGGCACCTCATGAAG GTGAAGCTGAAGAAGTACACCAAGTTCCTTTTCGTGCGGGACCCCTTTGTGCGTCTCATCTCCGCCTACCGGAATAAATTTGAGCTGCGCAACGACGATTTTTACCGGCGCTTCGCACAGGTGATGCTGCGGCGCTACGCCAACCAGCCGACACCTCCCGCCTCTGTGGACGAGGCGTTTGCCGTGGGCGtccatccctccttctcccACTTCATCCAGTATCTCCTGGACCctcagacagagaaggagatgcCCTTTAACGAACACTGGCGGCAGGTGTATCGGCTTTGCCACCCATGCCAGATTCAGTATGACTTTGTGGGCCACTTGGAGACGGCAGAAGAGGATGCAGAGCACCTGCTCCGTCAGCTGCGGGTGGACAATGTGGTGGAGTTCCCCACCTCCCACAGGAACctcacagccagcagctgggagGCCGACTGGTTCAGCACAGTGCCTGTGGAGGCGCGGAGAGAACTCTACAAGCTGTACGAACCCGACTTCAGGCTTTTCGGCTACGACAGACCGGACTCGATCCTCAACGAGTGA